A portion of the Micromonospora tarapacensis genome contains these proteins:
- a CDS encoding NUDIX hydrolase has translation MAEQIDIYNANLEPAGNMDRIEAHLQGKWHRTFHCWIVSGNDGGALLLQKRADTMRNFPGLLDISAAGHLEAGEPLMAGLREVTEELGLTVAPDSLHHLGERVEVADQSNGQRNREYQSVYLYRCDLPLADYRPAADEVAALVWLPVAAGMDLFTGEIDALTLHGRTFEKSAGARWEEFTLSVTRESFLPRIQRYYLTTLIMAERLLSNAGPLAIS, from the coding sequence GTGGCAGAGCAGATCGACATCTACAACGCGAACTTGGAGCCCGCCGGCAACATGGACCGCATCGAGGCGCACCTACAGGGAAAGTGGCACCGCACGTTCCACTGCTGGATCGTCTCGGGTAACGACGGTGGCGCACTTCTGTTGCAGAAACGCGCGGACACCATGCGCAACTTTCCCGGTCTGCTCGATATCAGCGCCGCAGGACACCTTGAGGCCGGCGAACCGCTGATGGCCGGGCTGCGTGAGGTCACCGAGGAACTCGGCTTGACCGTCGCGCCGGACAGCCTGCACCACCTTGGCGAGCGCGTCGAGGTCGCCGACCAGTCCAACGGCCAACGCAACCGGGAGTACCAGTCGGTCTACCTCTACCGCTGTGACCTACCCCTGGCTGACTACCGCCCGGCGGCCGACGAGGTCGCCGCGCTGGTCTGGCTGCCGGTCGCGGCGGGCATGGACCTCTTCACCGGAGAGATCGATGCTCTCACCCTGCACGGCCGCACCTTCGAGAAGTCGGCCGGTGCACGCTGGGAGGAGTTCACCCTTTCGGTCACCCGAGAATCCTTCCTGCCAAGAATCCAGCGCTATTACCTCACCACGCTGATCATGGCTGAACGGCTCCTGTCCAACGCCGGCCCGCTGGCGATCTCGTAA
- a CDS encoding nucleotidyl transferase family protein gives MERLHAVWTGRFQPPHIGHLAVLRHSLTALPLPHVAVLTTHFGWRSPGRYGDLANDAYHPSRNPLTIWERFTLMRLALTGEAGTERVALLVAPRHDLDWPTVAQFYPPRRVICLTTKDGFEAAKESVWRSRGERVHIFDDLGPAEVLTTTAIRARVAAGADWTTFIPPPCHSYFEAIDGPRRVFNIG, from the coding sequence ATGGAACGACTGCATGCGGTGTGGACGGGCAGGTTCCAGCCTCCACACATCGGGCATCTCGCCGTACTGCGGCACAGCCTGACGGCTCTGCCACTCCCCCATGTCGCGGTCCTGACCACCCACTTCGGCTGGCGGTCGCCGGGCCGCTACGGAGATCTGGCCAACGATGCCTACCACCCGTCCCGAAACCCGTTGACGATCTGGGAACGGTTCACCCTGATGCGCCTGGCCCTGACAGGTGAGGCCGGCACCGAACGGGTGGCGTTGCTCGTTGCCCCACGGCACGACCTCGACTGGCCGACCGTGGCGCAGTTCTACCCACCCCGACGAGTGATCTGTCTGACCACAAAGGATGGATTCGAGGCGGCGAAGGAATCGGTGTGGCGGTCCCGCGGCGAGCGCGTGCACATCTTCGACGATCTGGGCCCCGCCGAGGTCCTCACCACCACCGCGATTCGAGCCAGGGTGGCCGCAGGTGCGGACTGGACGACGTTCATCCCGCCGCCATGCCACTCCTACTTCGAGGCGATCGACGGGCCACGCCGGGTCTTCAACATCGGGTAG
- a CDS encoding DEAD/DEAH box helicase, which produces MRPTIAADTLRRTLTQYLTTTFGLTEDGVRQGLEGFLSHPEQGIFRGPYLRIRTPFRPAEGDWRAGLDWAPADFTPYLHQATAFARLSTKGKAAEPTLITTGTGSGKTESFLIPVLDHCRRQKQRGRAGVKAILLYPMNALATDQTARINELLTDPALAGVTAGLYIGDVAAIEYPHVFTKRSEMRRTPPDILITNYKMLDLLLQPRSVRGFCSPA; this is translated from the coding sequence ATGAGGCCGACCATCGCCGCCGACACCCTGCGTCGGACCCTCACCCAGTACCTGACCACCACCTTCGGGCTGACCGAGGACGGCGTACGCCAGGGTCTGGAGGGTTTTCTCTCCCACCCGGAGCAGGGCATCTTCCGCGGACCGTACCTGCGGATCCGCACCCCGTTCCGGCCGGCGGAGGGTGACTGGCGGGCGGGCCTGGACTGGGCGCCGGCCGACTTCACCCCCTACCTGCACCAGGCGACCGCGTTCGCCCGGCTGTCGACGAAGGGCAAGGCGGCCGAGCCGACACTGATCACCACCGGTACCGGCTCCGGCAAGACGGAGTCGTTCCTGATCCCGGTGCTCGACCACTGCCGGCGGCAGAAGCAGCGGGGCCGGGCCGGCGTCAAAGCGATCCTGCTCTACCCGATGAACGCCCTGGCGACCGACCAGACGGCTCGCATCAACGAGCTGCTCACCGATCCGGCGCTGGCCGGCGTCACCGCCGGTCTCTACATCGGCGACGTGGCCGCGATCGAGTACCCGCACGTGTTCACCAAGCGGTCGGAGATGCGCCGCACCCCGCCGGACATCCTGATCACCAACTACAAGATGCTGGACCTGCTGCTCCAACCTCGATCCGTCAGAGGGTTTTGCTCCCCTGCCTGA
- a CDS encoding IS1380 family transposase: MAGLDETALKRIGNARAKVRAHVWALLARRPQGFPWLTVAGKLLTGWVVIDLDATLITAHSDKQGAAATFKKGYGFHPLGAWCANTAECLAMLLRPGNAGSNTVADHIRVLGDAITQLPVAYRRKLLIRVDGAGATHELLEHLQQMNRAWRSVKFTVGWTITTADETAINQIPADAWSDSLHQDGTATSDAHVAELTGLNPRLHAWTGTLRLLVRRVKPSARHAKNLTDLEKRTGWRYQIVATNITRIAGVPGSHQPQWLDALHRSHAGVEDHVRGAKAMGLRNLPSKTWTVNRGWVLTANLAADLASWTRLLGLHDQPDLADAEPDTLRYRLLHLPGKIAVHARRRVLSIPETWPWADAFTLCWQRLTQLPLTT, translated from the coding sequence TTGGCCGGCCTCGACGAGACCGCGTTGAAGCGGATCGGCAATGCGCGGGCGAAGGTCCGCGCCCACGTGTGGGCGCTGCTCGCCCGCCGCCCGCAGGGATTCCCGTGGCTGACCGTCGCGGGCAAACTCCTGACCGGGTGGGTGGTCATCGATCTGGATGCCACGCTGATCACCGCCCACAGCGACAAGCAGGGCGCGGCGGCCACCTTCAAGAAAGGCTATGGCTTCCACCCGCTCGGCGCGTGGTGTGCCAACACCGCGGAATGCCTGGCCATGCTGCTGCGGCCCGGCAACGCCGGATCGAACACGGTTGCTGATCACATCCGGGTCCTCGGCGACGCGATCACGCAACTCCCGGTCGCCTACCGGCGCAAGCTGCTGATCCGCGTCGACGGTGCCGGCGCCACCCACGAGCTCCTGGAACATCTTCAGCAGATGAACCGGGCGTGGCGCAGCGTGAAGTTCACCGTCGGCTGGACGATCACCACCGCCGACGAGACCGCGATCAACCAGATCCCCGCCGACGCCTGGAGCGACAGCCTGCACCAGGACGGCACCGCCACCAGCGACGCGCACGTCGCGGAACTGACCGGCCTCAACCCGCGCCTGCACGCCTGGACCGGCACACTACGGCTGCTCGTACGCCGGGTGAAACCCTCGGCCCGGCACGCCAAGAACCTCACCGACCTGGAGAAACGCACCGGCTGGCGCTACCAGATCGTGGCCACCAACATCACCCGTATCGCCGGCGTGCCCGGCTCGCACCAGCCGCAATGGCTCGACGCCCTACACCGTTCTCACGCCGGCGTGGAAGATCACGTCCGCGGCGCAAAGGCGATGGGCCTGCGCAACCTGCCCTCGAAAACGTGGACGGTCAACCGCGGCTGGGTCCTGACCGCCAACCTCGCCGCCGACCTGGCCTCCTGGACCAGACTGCTCGGCCTGCACGACCAGCCGGATCTCGCCGACGCCGAACCCGACACCCTGCGCTACCGGCTGCTGCACCTGCCCGGCAAAATCGCCGTCCACGCCCGCCGCCGTGTCCTGTCGATCCCCGAGACCTGGCCCTGGGCCGACGCGTTCACCCTCTGCTGGCAACGCCTCACCCAGCTACCACTGACCACCTGA
- a CDS encoding NUDIX hydrolase, which produces MTERPPYLVERSPGYFEYQLPISVKLVIDHHGRVPLLRNERDEWELPGGKLEVGETPEDGVCREVAEELGLTIEAVDIIDSWVYEITPVRHVFIVSFGATYVGDEDLVHSAEHKELGVFTYDQVSSLHMPEPYKRTVRRWHERRLTGRSVPT; this is translated from the coding sequence ATGACCGAGCGACCGCCGTACCTGGTCGAGAGAAGCCCGGGGTACTTCGAATATCAGCTGCCGATCTCGGTCAAGCTGGTGATCGACCACCATGGCCGGGTGCCGCTGTTGCGCAACGAGCGTGACGAGTGGGAGCTGCCCGGTGGGAAGCTCGAAGTAGGCGAGACACCCGAGGACGGCGTCTGCCGGGAGGTTGCCGAAGAACTCGGGCTGACCATCGAAGCAGTCGACATCATCGACTCCTGGGTCTATGAGATCACGCCGGTCCGGCACGTGTTCATCGTGAGCTTCGGCGCCACCTACGTCGGCGACGAGGACCTCGTCCATTCGGCTGAGCACAAGGAACTCGGCGTGTTCACCTACGACCAGGTGTCAAGCCTGCACATGCCTGAGCCCTACAAGCGCACTGTTCGTCGCTGGCACGAGCGCCGACTGACCGGGCGATCGGTCCCCACCTGA
- a CDS encoding alpha/beta fold hydrolase, producing the protein MATIVLARHVETEKNLRDIHGASGLASVTLRGQDQVAHLARTLRSRAVTLTAVVATPTPQAVSSARLIAGELQLPYEGELGLPAVHLGVAAGLSTAELRSAHPQAHRSIDLFRARVISAAELEIPASEAAKDLEKRLVGWWRTEGRKRCRDRLVVGSNSTVLMISHLLNGVLPTDSRYRYLATPNGTARMWREEADGWRAVPAFPQQSWPDVEQLRISSPDGAVAVTRHVPSWAASRRTVILIPGYFGSSRHGPYGLYNRLARAWSWQGFETLTVDPLGSGDSTPVFRDFTSEVRSIEIVSEWASRHGSSLLLVGHSMGGATALRARDQAGAENWLVWCLAPLCRLVDLSRVFLRGRQLDELHRTGRTYRHGLELRRDMIDESGAAWDAHCKDVDGVWLGGADQYTAGMDLTAIPTARVRVIEGADHNFSTNDSPARLLASTGAALTALTGPMPSTDQ; encoded by the coding sequence TTGGCAACCATCGTCCTTGCTCGCCACGTCGAGACCGAGAAGAACCTTCGAGACATCCACGGCGCCTCCGGGTTGGCATCCGTCACCCTCAGAGGCCAGGACCAGGTAGCCCATCTCGCCCGCACGCTCCGATCCCGCGCCGTCACCCTGACGGCCGTCGTTGCCACCCCCACCCCGCAGGCGGTCTCCTCGGCCCGCCTGATCGCCGGAGAGCTACAGCTTCCATACGAGGGCGAATTGGGGCTGCCCGCCGTCCACCTCGGCGTGGCCGCTGGCCTGTCGACAGCCGAATTGCGCAGCGCACATCCACAGGCGCACCGCTCGATCGACCTCTTCCGGGCCAGAGTGATCAGCGCCGCCGAGCTGGAGATCCCCGCCAGCGAGGCCGCCAAGGATCTTGAGAAGCGGCTGGTCGGCTGGTGGCGGACAGAGGGCCGGAAACGGTGCCGCGACCGCCTGGTGGTGGGCAGCAATTCGACGGTGTTGATGATCAGCCACCTGTTGAACGGAGTTCTGCCCACCGATTCCCGGTACCGCTACCTGGCCACCCCGAACGGCACTGCTCGCATGTGGCGGGAGGAGGCCGACGGTTGGCGGGCCGTGCCCGCGTTTCCGCAGCAGTCGTGGCCCGACGTCGAGCAGTTACGGATCTCGTCGCCCGACGGCGCTGTCGCGGTGACCAGACACGTACCGAGTTGGGCTGCCAGCCGGCGGACCGTCATCCTGATCCCGGGTTACTTCGGCAGCTCGCGGCACGGTCCGTACGGGCTCTACAACCGGTTGGCGCGTGCCTGGTCGTGGCAGGGTTTCGAGACGTTGACCGTCGACCCGCTCGGATCCGGAGACTCGACACCCGTCTTCAGAGACTTCACCTCCGAGGTGCGGTCCATCGAGATCGTCAGCGAGTGGGCGAGCAGACATGGTTCGTCTCTGCTGCTGGTGGGTCACTCCATGGGCGGTGCGACTGCCCTGCGGGCCCGCGACCAGGCAGGGGCAGAAAACTGGCTCGTCTGGTGCCTCGCGCCGCTGTGCCGGCTGGTCGATCTGAGCCGGGTGTTCCTGCGCGGCAGGCAGCTCGACGAACTGCACCGCACCGGGCGGACGTACCGGCACGGTCTGGAACTGCGCCGGGACATGATCGACGAGTCGGGCGCCGCCTGGGACGCGCACTGCAAGGACGTCGACGGGGTGTGGCTCGGCGGCGCGGACCAGTACACCGCAGGAATGGACCTGACCGCGATCCCGACCGCCCGGGTACGTGTCATCGAGGGCGCCGACCACAACTTCTCGACCAACGACAGCCCCGCTCGGCTACTGGCGTCAACCGGAGCGGCCCTCACCGCTCTCACCGGGCCGATGCCCAGCACGGACCAGTGA